TGATTTTGTTCATGTTTCCAAGTATTAGTTCACCTGTGCATTCAgggtttaaaggcggggtgcatgatttggaaaaacactttggaaaagggagtcgggccgactaccaaaacacacttgtagccaatcagcagtaaggggtgtgtctactaaccaacattgtCCCCTGGGttacgtatgtgtggggcgggtcgaTCTATTGGGGTacgggcgtgtttgtttaggtgatttcaaatatcaacattggcttccagagatcatgcaccccacctttaatgaacttggcttgctgtccttAAAGGGAGCTCTGAACCTTCAGATAGATCGAACCTCAGGTCGGGGCTCCCATACAACAGAAACTGCATGGAGGAGTTAAGGAGGAGATGGGATGTCAGAAAAACTACAGCTGGACCCGGAGGGCCTAAGGCTGCCATATACGCCCACAGtgatgattgacaggcctgaatgtttaggctcctcccaAACCTGTTTAGAGTTACATAAAACTGCAGGGCTTGGTTTATTACATCAGACTGAATTCACCTCATTTCATCACACCATGAGCTATTCAATGACACATTATGAATCCTTCACATTTATCTCAATATCATCTTTTCATCAGTGACACCCATCAAAATACAAAACTGACTAATCGTGTACATGACGTTTATTAACCATAATGTTATAGAGACTTTTCCACAGCAACACGTGCGTGAGTTAACAGTATTCATCCCAACAAATCTGTCATATGTCACACTAAAATGTGTAGGACCcagccctactgaaaaaaaaaaaccctgttaaaaccagcataaactggtagctggtttaagctggtcctccagTCTGACCAGCTATGTCCAGCTAACCCATCtataaaagtgaccaaaacacagctagaccagtttGCAACACCAGTTAATACCAAACTGAGagaccagccaaaaccagcataagctggggAGCtagttttagttggtctcttagCCTGGCACTaactggttttgctggtgttttttttcagtagggcGGAGAGCGAATCAATAAGCATCCTTTAAAAGTGATTGTCAATTCAGGCACTCATAGGAAAAACAGAAATGTCTAAGAATTATACAACCTAATTCagattacaaataaaaacatttatgagCCATAAAACAAGAAGCAGGTGGCATTATTTCAGTACTGTCTCAGACAATAACACCCTTAACTTCATCTCTCGCTTTGACAGCATGTGCTGGACTTATAAATGAATGAACAGATCCTCATTTACACTTCTGTGTGTCAGAGAGAGAAACTtcatcaaataaataacatcatCAATAAGACCAGAATGATGTTCATCTCTAGTTTTAGTGCACGGCGGTCACGTGACTAAAGAGCATCCGTTTGTGTGTTTAGATGCAGAGTTTGCTGACATCTTCTCCAGTGTGTCTGAGATTCCAGGTCTTCATCAGACCGTCGTCTTCTCAGTATCGCTCTCGAGCGGTTCGGCTCATGGTCAGAGGCAGCGTGACGGACGACAGCGACGACACTTCCCAATACAGACTGCGTGACAGGAAGAGTCGGTACAGAATCACCACTGAGATACACTGACACAAAATCACACCGATCGTGACCACCTGCACACGCAAACACACGGATGAGATGATGCCGAGCTTTAATGGAGACACAGATTACTGTAGTTCCTCACTTACCTTTTCTCTCTGATGTTCATTCAGCGTTAATGAGAACACAACCAAAACTGGCTGACACAAGAACCACAGAAAACAACCctgaaacaaaaaacacatgcaCAAAGTGTTATATTTATTTCTAATATATTCTTTTTAAACGTCTTCAAACTCATCTCAGTTTTGTATGCTGTACGCACGCATCTAACGCTCTGAGATCAgactcttgtgtgtgtgtgtgttaccttGGTGAAACTGAGATAAAAATCTCTCTTGAGTGAACTTCTCTCTGCTGAAACCATCTGATAGATGACTGATGCCAGAAAGAGAGCGAGCGCCACACGCAGCACCATCAGCAGCCGCCCGGCGATACTGTGATGACTGTGAAAACTGTGATGCTCTGTGTCCTCAAACTGTTCCCAGATCAGTAATGCTGcctacacacatatacacaatcTAAAACTCATATCATGTTTCATCATCAcaatctctttctctccaccTGCTGTGTCTTCTGACCTGTGTGATGACCGTGGCCACTGCGACACCCGTGGACACAGGAGATGAATCCCACTGGAGCGGTTTACTCAAAGACTTCCTGCTGCGACTCAGAGACCAGCCGACACACAAACTCAACAACATATAGACCATCTGAACCTGAGCGATCATATCACAcactaacacacacaaacacacacatgctgatGAGCTCATGAACTAACAACATGTGAAtcaagtgtttgtgtgtatgaaGACAAACTCACACTCGGCGAGGCTGCCCGTCAGAGGCATCCCTATCCCATCTCTAGCGTACCTGAGAGACGGACACAAGGTCAGTATAACATCCCATAATAATGTTAATGATGAGAAGTGTTAGCGGGTCTCACCGGGCCATGTGGACGTAGTTGAGCAGCACTGACGTTCCCTGCAGAAACAGCACTGTAGATAAAACCTTCAGCACAGTGAGCATAGGGCCGCCTTTACTCAACGCCTGCCACAGCGGCTGCAAGTAGATGCACGACGCCACGAAATACGCCAAGACTGACAGGAAGTAGAAACTGTGCAGACCTGCAGTGAGAGGTCATAAATGAACATCAAACATTACTGACCTTCTGTGTTAGTAAACAAGAAGAGAGAGAGGATTCAGTCAGAACAGAGAGTTTTGTGTTTTCCAGCATTGGATTAATGGGAAACTCGCGTCTCACCGGCCTCCTCAGCGCTGAAGTGATCCAGTGGATTTCCTTCAGCATCTGGATTCAGTAGGATTATCTGGAAGTGTATGTCCTCCAGCTGCCGGTCCACCTGCTCCTCCTGACAGGTGTAACGGTCCGCATACATCACATACCACAGCTGTGGACTGGACTGTTGTGGTATCGTCTGGTTCTGCTCCGCTTTACTCACAATAACTGAGATTTAAATGCAACACTGTTAATATGCTGCTATAAGCTATGgcacattcaaaataaatggCATAATAAAACAACCTTCCTTTGTAGTATTCATTtaaatcagagagagagagagagagagagagagagagagacttactGGAGTTGTGCGCTGCAGAAACTCTCTCCAGACAGCTGAGATTGTCAAAAGCCTCGAGGCCCTGAAACAGCAGCAGTCTTGCTTCTCTCTGTAGAGCCACGTGAGCATCATCCACATGATAGACGATCACAGCATTCTCACCTGTGGGACAAACACCTGAGCATTAGACATACACACACTGATGCTCAGCATCAGACATTAGCACACTGATGCTCAGCATCAGACATTCGCACACTGATGCTCAGCATCAGACATTCATTTTCAGTTTCAGTTTTATTGAACAATTGACAGTAATATTATACTACAGCAGTGTACCCAAATGTAAACTGTCcgaaaaacaaagaaagatgAAAATAGTTAAAATCTGACAAGCTTTCTGTTTTTTGAAGGTAATATTAATTCAACATAGTGCATTATTTTTtcttgaatgaatgaataaataaacaaatgaatgtAAGTAAGTGTGGTGACGTCATTGTTTTAATATATGTGTTATGCTGTAAGATTATAAAACCCACCATGAAACTGAAATCTTGTGATGTATTGTCCCCAGGTTTCTCTTGCCGTGTCGCTCCGGAAAACTCCAGAAACTGTTTTCGCTGTTGCAGGACACGAAGTGAACAGAAGAATCGTGAGacttaaaacaaacacaaacatgatTTTATTTCTCTACATTCACTGAAATGAATGAGGCAAATACAGTCCTCGTTCTGCGCTGGACGATTGACTTCTGCTACAACCAATCAAAGAGAGAGCCGTCTATCCAGCGGACCAAGGTAACCAATGAGAGCTCGTCAGGGGCGGGGTTCAGTCTGAGGCGGTGCAGCACATACGTGTCAGCGCTGCCGTAAACCGATGAAACTGTCGCGATGACTGTGTTTACGGACTTTGACACGCATCGAATTATTTTGTGAAATTAATTCATCAAAACTCTGCCGAAAAGAGATTTAATGTAAGTAAGGGATGAGATCAGAAGGAGTTTGTTGTGAGACTCTGATGAGTGATGTTGAGTGTAAGTGAGTCTCACACTGTTCTGGTGACTGGAGGAGCAGGATTCATGTGAGTTACAAACCTCTGATTATCAGTTAGAAACTTAACTTACTGGATCACACAGTTAACTTCAGCACAACTCTATTTATAAAGCAACAAAAAAGTATAATTATAAGCATAAATGAGAAACGAGAATTAGTTTTAGTGATTCTCGTGTTGATAATGTTGTTATTTCACATATAATAGTAacactaatatatttataagTGTAAATGAATGTTTTCAGGTCACTATATGATTTATAATTATGTTTGTCATTGCAGTGGATCTCATTTAATTCTTGCTTTGGCTGCAAGATATCCACACTGGAAAATCATCAATATAGATAATGTAAGATCAGGTGTGTTCACGATGAGTGTTTTACTTACACAAAGAGTGATATCAATCTAAATAGAGACACGTGTGCGTGCCTGTGCCTGCGTGTGTGTGcttgtctgtgtctgtgtctgcGTGTCTGTGCCTccgtgtgtgtttgtctgtgccTGCGTGTCTGTGCCTGCGTGTCTGTGCTTGTGCCTGCGTGTCTGTGCTTGTGCCTGCGTGTCTGTGCTTGTGCCTGCGTGTCTGTGCTTGTGCCTGCGTGTCTGTGCCTGTGCATTTGTGTCCGTGCCTGCGTGTCTGTGTCTCTGCCTGTGCTTGTCTGTGGTTGTCTGTGTCTGTGCCCGCGTCTCTGTGCCTGTGCGTTTGTGTCCGTGCCTGCGTGTCTGTGCCTGCGTGTCTGTGCCTGCGTGTCTGTGCTTGTACTTGCGTGTCTGTGCCTGTGGTTGTCTGTGCCTGTGGTTGTCTGTGCCTGTGCTTGTCTGTGTCTGTGCTTGTCTGTGTCTGTGCCTGCGTGTGTGTGCCTGGTTGTCTGTGACTGAGTGTCTGTGCCTGTGCGTGTCTGTGTCTGTGCCTGCGTGTCTGTGCCTGCCTGTCTCTGTGCTTGTATGTGCCTGCGTGTCTGTGCCTGGGTGTCTGTGTCTGTGCCTGCGTGTCTGTGCATGTCTGTGCGTGTCTGTGCTTGTGCCTGCGTGTCTGTGCGTGTCTGTGCTTGTCTGCGTCTGTGCCTGTGCCTGTGCTTGTCTGTGTCTGTGCTTGTCTGTGTCCGTGCCTGCGTGTCTGTGCCTGCGTGTCTGTGCCTGCGTGTCTGTGCCTGCGTGTCTGTGCTTGTGCCTGCGTGTCTGTGCTTGTGCCTGCGTGTCTGTGCTTGTGCCTGCGTGTCTGTGCTTGTGCCTGCGTGTCTGTGCCTGCGTGTCTGTGTCTCTGCCTGTGCTTgtctgttgtgtgtgtgtgtttatttctttCAGTTAGATTACTGCTCGAGTCTGAAGAACCTGAAGTCTTTAGAGAACACCAGCACTtataaattcattctggtacaGATCACTTTTTAGTTATTATTATCATATGTCCAAATGATCTATGActaattacatttatttctcTCAGGGAGATGTATGTGATCCATTATTCATAACCCATCTCTTTTCAACTGAAGACATCAGTGTTGTCTTTCATTGTGCTGCTCAGACTCATGTCGGTGGGTAAGAGCTTGACAAACACCATTGACCATTGAATTAAAGTCAGAGGATTTCATCTCACATGAATGTTTTCATCTCTCGTGCGTTTAGAGAATTCGTTTGTGTGTCCGTCACGGTTCATGCGTGTAAACGCAGATGGCACCGGTGTGCTGGTCAGAGCCGCATTTCATGCTCGAGTCAAGAGATTCATCTACGTGAGCACAGATGAGGTGTACGGACCCAGTTTACATCAGGTGAGCAAAGTCTGAACGAAACTGATGTGAAACTGCAGAATCACAGAGTTAACCAGATAACGAACTGAGTTTAATTTAAACTCCAGTTATTTGGTTCTTGTTTCAAATCAGCCGTTTGATGAAGTGAGTCCACAAAAACCACGCAATCCATACTCGTCATCTAAAGCCGCTGCAGAGAACATCGTCATGTCCTACTGGAGGAAACACAAGGTCAATATCACAAATAAAGCTTATTTTGCGATTCTTGTCTGTCAGAAACATAatgctgtctttttctttttttgtattattgttACTGTTGTGTGTT
This genomic interval from Misgurnus anguillicaudatus chromosome 8, ASM2758022v2, whole genome shotgun sequence contains the following:
- the gpr180 gene encoding integral membrane protein GPR180 yields the protein MFVFVLSLTILLFTSCPATAKTVSGVFRSDTARETWGQYITRFQFHGENAVIVYHVDDAHVALQREARLLLFQGLEAFDNLSCLERVSAAHNSIIVSKAEQNQTIPQQSSPQLWYVMYADRYTCQEEQVDRQLEDIHFQIILLNPDAEGNPLDHFSAEEAGLHSFYFLSVLAYFVASCIYLQPLWQALSKGGPMLTVLKVLSTVLFLQGTSVLLNYVHMARYARDGIGMPLTGSLAELCDMIAQVQMVYMLLSLCVGWSLSRSRKSLSKPLQWDSSPVSTGVAVATVITQAALLIWEQFEDTEHHSFHSHHSIAGRLLMVLRVALALFLASVIYQMVSAERSSLKRDFYLSFTKGCFLWFLCQPVLVVFSLTLNEHQREKVVTIGVILCQCISVVILYRLFLSRSLYWEVSSLSSVTLPLTMSRTARERY
- the LOC141365778 gene encoding dTDP-D-glucose 4,6-dehydratase-like; protein product: MLSVSESHTVLVTGGAGFIGSHLILALAARYPHWKIINIDNLDYCSSLKNLKSLENTSTYKFILGDVCDPLFITHLFSTEDISVVFHCAAQTHVENSFVCPSRFMRVNADGTGVLVRAAFHARVKRFIYVSTDEVYGPSLHQPFDEVSPQKPRNPYSSSKAAAENIVMSYWRKHKFPVIITRSNNVYGPRQYKEKVIPKFLSLIQHDQKCTIEGTGLQSRHFLYVDDLTQAFLIVMEKGILGEIYNIGTNFEIPIIQLARELVHMTGKNVSNENLDEWIQFVEDRSVSEMRYPIISDKLHRLGWRLKVTWKEGIRRTIKWYEENPGFWPLIANRKEENLTAAVVGSAKAD